One genomic window of Candidatus Nitrospira inopinata includes the following:
- the aroA gene encoding 3-phosphoshikimate 1-carboxyvinyltransferase — MKTALTVTPGPSLKGTISVPGDKSITHRAIILASLGEGVSTIAAYCRGEDCLNTMRAFRELGIRIDETPERLTVHGKGLRGLSEPDLPIDCGNSGTGIRLLAGLLAGQDFFTVLTGDESIRRRPMGRVVKPLREMGAAIAGRKGGELAPLAITGKQLRGTTYVSPVPSAQVKSALLLAGLFAEGATRIQEPRLSRDHTERMFESFGVPLLREGNTLILQGRPSVGWAGRQMVVPGDFSSAAFFIVGATIVPDSDVTITNVGFNRTRTGLLEVLKRMGADIQVLRQWEEGGEPVADLRVKSAPLTGVTIGADLIPQTIDEFPILCVAASVAEGETVISGAEELRVKESDRIATMAAELRAMGARIIEKPDGMVVQGLGANGENGRLKAVGAAQSHGDHRVAMSLAIAGLTAESDTTIAESGCIETSFPNFESLLAQLLTREAEAL, encoded by the coding sequence ATGAAGACCGCCTTGACCGTCACGCCGGGCCCCTCCCTTAAAGGGACGATCAGCGTTCCGGGCGACAAATCCATCACCCACCGAGCCATCATTCTTGCGTCGCTGGGAGAGGGCGTCAGCACCATCGCGGCCTATTGCCGGGGGGAGGATTGCCTCAACACCATGCGGGCGTTTCGCGAGCTGGGCATCCGGATCGACGAGACGCCGGAACGCCTGACCGTGCACGGCAAAGGGTTGAGAGGATTGAGCGAGCCCGATTTGCCGATCGATTGCGGCAACTCGGGAACGGGGATCCGTTTGCTGGCGGGATTGTTGGCGGGACAGGACTTCTTCACCGTTCTGACGGGAGACGAATCGATCCGGCGTCGACCCATGGGGCGAGTGGTCAAACCTCTGCGCGAGATGGGTGCCGCGATCGCGGGGCGCAAGGGAGGCGAGTTGGCTCCGCTGGCGATCACCGGAAAACAATTGCGCGGGACGACCTATGTCTCGCCGGTCCCAAGTGCCCAGGTCAAATCGGCGCTGCTGCTCGCCGGTCTCTTTGCCGAGGGAGCGACGCGCATTCAAGAACCACGGCTGTCGCGAGATCATACGGAGCGGATGTTTGAATCGTTCGGCGTTCCCCTCTTGCGTGAGGGTAATACCTTGATCCTGCAAGGGCGGCCGAGCGTGGGATGGGCGGGACGGCAGATGGTCGTTCCCGGTGATTTCTCCTCCGCCGCGTTTTTCATCGTAGGAGCGACGATCGTCCCCGATTCCGACGTCACGATCACGAACGTCGGGTTCAATCGGACCAGAACCGGTTTGCTCGAGGTGCTGAAGAGAATGGGAGCCGATATTCAGGTGCTTCGCCAATGGGAAGAGGGAGGAGAGCCGGTCGCCGATCTTCGTGTGAAGTCGGCCCCCCTCACGGGCGTGACCATCGGGGCGGATCTCATTCCGCAAACCATCGATGAATTTCCCATTCTCTGCGTGGCGGCGTCGGTCGCGGAAGGGGAAACCGTGATTTCCGGGGCGGAGGAACTCCGCGTCAAAGAAAGCGATCGGATCGCCACCATGGCCGCCGAATTACGCGCGATGGGGGCTCGGATCATCGAAAAACCCGATGGCATGGTCGTTCAAGGGCTTGGCGCGAACGGAGAAAACGGTCGCCTCAAGGCCGTCGGCGCGGCGCAGAGTCACGGGGATCACCGGGTCGCCATGTCGCTGGCCATCGCGGGATTGACGGCCGAGTCCGACACGACCATCGCCGAGAGCGGGTGCATAGAAACCTCTTTCCCGAACTTTGAATCCCTGTTGGCTCAATTGTTGACCCGCGAGGCCGAGGCACTATAA
- the cmk gene encoding (d)CMP kinase, whose product MIIAIDGPAGVGKSTVAKLLAARLGFLYLDTGALYRAVAWKVLKAGISPMDRERVEELLPVTFLDIRFHDGTMRVLLDGCDVTGELRTPDVSAAASLVSAIPAVREWLLPVQRRIGERGSVVVEGRDIGTRIFPSAPLKFFLDADAKVRAERRHRELVAAGHAGAMEATYQDLSGRDMQDRTRSIAPLVPAADARSIDTSNLSVEQVVERMMAAVSAAL is encoded by the coding sequence GTGATCATTGCCATCGACGGGCCGGCCGGAGTCGGCAAAAGTACCGTGGCGAAGTTGTTGGCGGCCAGGTTGGGGTTTCTTTATCTCGACACGGGAGCCCTCTATCGGGCCGTCGCCTGGAAAGTACTGAAAGCGGGGATCTCGCCGATGGATCGTGAGCGGGTCGAGGAGCTTTTGCCCGTGACGTTCCTTGATATCCGATTTCACGACGGCACGATGCGGGTGTTGCTCGACGGGTGTGACGTGACCGGCGAGCTTCGCACGCCGGATGTCTCGGCCGCGGCTTCCTTGGTGTCCGCCATCCCGGCCGTCCGAGAGTGGCTGCTCCCCGTTCAACGCCGAATCGGCGAGCGTGGTTCCGTGGTCGTGGAGGGACGCGATATCGGCACGAGGATCTTCCCGTCCGCCCCGCTCAAGTTTTTTCTGGACGCGGATGCGAAGGTGCGGGCGGAGCGTCGCCACCGGGAACTGGTCGCCGCCGGTCACGCGGGAGCGATGGAAGCGACGTATCAGGATTTGTCCGGGCGAGACATGCAAGACCGCACCCGCTCGATCGCGCCGCTGGTTCCGGCCGCCGATGCCCGGTCGATCGATACCTCCAACCTCAGTGTCGAGCAAGTGGTGGAGCGGATGATGGCGGCGGTGTCGGCCGCGCTGTGA
- a CDS encoding lysophospholipid acyltransferase family protein, protein MTAIVYGILWVLVRVIGLVWFRYRVEGAVPPSGGLLVAANHASYLDIPLLGCGMTRRAWYLGRSDLFPVPVLNAVLRSLGWIPVRMGRLDREAFGKAIDLIRAGKVVVIFPEGGRSRDGRLRPPKAGIGVIVSKTGCPVVPAYLKGTFEALPTGARWPRRRPVTVRFGAPLRFETDGRKEKGVESKRFYEEVSRTVIERIAALGEVPSPVGKDGLGSDVSESPIAGARNAE, encoded by the coding sequence GTGACCGCCATTGTGTACGGCATTTTGTGGGTGCTGGTCAGGGTGATCGGCCTGGTCTGGTTCCGCTATCGGGTCGAGGGAGCGGTCCCGCCGAGCGGAGGCCTGCTGGTGGCCGCGAATCACGCCAGTTATCTCGACATTCCGCTGCTCGGATGCGGAATGACGCGCAGAGCGTGGTATCTCGGACGCAGCGACCTGTTCCCTGTTCCTGTCTTGAACGCCGTGCTCCGGTCGTTGGGCTGGATTCCCGTACGGATGGGGCGGCTTGATCGAGAGGCGTTCGGCAAGGCGATAGATTTGATTCGAGCGGGGAAGGTGGTGGTTATTTTCCCCGAGGGCGGTCGGAGCCGGGATGGTCGTCTGCGGCCTCCGAAAGCGGGGATCGGCGTCATTGTTTCGAAGACCGGATGCCCGGTCGTTCCGGCCTATCTGAAGGGAACGTTCGAAGCGTTGCCCACCGGAGCCCGGTGGCCTCGAAGACGGCCGGTGACGGTTCGATTCGGGGCGCCTCTTCGATTCGAGACGGACGGGAGGAAAGAAAAGGGAGTGGAGAGCAAACGGTTTTATGAAGAGGTCAGTCGGACCGTGATCGAGCGTATCGCCGCCTTGGGCGAGGTTCCTTCTCCTGTTGGGAAGGACGGCCTGGGAAGTGATGTCTCGGAATCGCCGATCGCCGGGGCTCGCAACGCTGAGTGA
- a CDS encoding 30S ribosomal protein S1, translating to MGMAAKDSEAQLDRDALAALYEETFRNLEEGTITEGRVVALTKDKVVVDIGYKSEGMIPSDQFSPEELSALKVGDKLQVYIEECEDAEGNLVLSKEKADKMKIWEELERLYKEEKSIEGKVISRIKGGMMVDIGVKAFLPGSQIDLHPVRDLDSLVGKTFPLKIIKINHRRGNVVVSRRVLLEETRDKKRQVTLANLKEGQLIQGTVKNITDYGSFIDLGGIDGLLHITDMSWGRIGHPSEMFTVGDKVEVTVLKYDRETGRISLGLKQKSADPWTNVVAKYPVGARVRGRVVSLTDYGAFVELEPGVEGLVHVSEMSWTHEVRHPSKVVGVGDQVEAAVLNVDPASRKISLGMKQTAPNPWDMIETKYPIGTRIEGKIKSLTDFGAFVGLDEGIDGLIHISDMSWTKHIKHPSELFKKGQRVEAVVLRIDKEKERLSLGYKQLTRDPWEDAIPSRYHVGDSVVGKVSKIADFGIFVELDGEVEGLIHVSETGIEPHAKLEEKFKLQDNVTAKIIKVDREERKIALSLRDHQLDSERKEVDEYHSAQGAPDQSLGRAAKHNRKSPQTGD from the coding sequence ATGGGGATGGCAGCCAAAGACAGTGAGGCGCAGTTGGATCGAGACGCGTTGGCCGCGTTGTATGAAGAAACGTTCCGCAATCTGGAAGAAGGGACGATCACCGAGGGCCGCGTGGTCGCGCTCACCAAAGACAAGGTGGTCGTGGACATCGGCTACAAATCGGAAGGCATGATTCCCAGCGACCAGTTTTCGCCGGAAGAGCTCTCCGCTCTGAAGGTCGGAGACAAGTTGCAAGTGTACATCGAGGAATGTGAGGACGCGGAGGGAAATCTCGTCCTATCCAAAGAAAAAGCCGACAAGATGAAGATCTGGGAGGAACTCGAACGGCTCTACAAGGAAGAGAAGAGCATCGAGGGCAAGGTGATCTCCCGGATCAAGGGCGGTATGATGGTCGATATCGGCGTCAAAGCGTTCTTGCCGGGCTCCCAGATCGATCTCCATCCGGTTCGTGATCTGGACTCGCTGGTCGGCAAGACCTTCCCCTTAAAAATCATCAAGATCAACCATCGGCGCGGCAACGTGGTGGTTTCCCGTCGCGTGCTGTTGGAAGAGACCAGGGATAAAAAGCGGCAGGTCACGTTGGCTAATCTCAAGGAAGGGCAGCTCATTCAAGGGACGGTCAAGAACATCACCGACTACGGGTCGTTCATCGATCTCGGCGGGATCGACGGCTTGCTCCACATCACCGACATGTCGTGGGGGCGCATCGGACATCCGTCGGAAATGTTTACGGTGGGTGACAAGGTGGAAGTCACCGTGCTGAAGTACGATCGCGAAACCGGTCGCATTTCGTTGGGATTGAAGCAAAAAAGCGCCGATCCTTGGACCAACGTCGTCGCCAAATACCCCGTGGGCGCCAGGGTGCGAGGTCGTGTGGTGAGTCTGACCGATTACGGCGCGTTCGTCGAGCTTGAACCAGGCGTCGAGGGCTTGGTGCACGTTTCCGAAATGTCTTGGACCCATGAAGTCAGGCATCCGTCGAAGGTGGTGGGAGTAGGGGATCAAGTGGAAGCCGCGGTGCTGAACGTCGATCCCGCGAGCAGGAAAATTTCCTTGGGCATGAAACAGACCGCCCCCAATCCATGGGACATGATCGAGACCAAATATCCCATCGGCACCAGGATAGAGGGGAAAATCAAAAGCTTGACCGATTTCGGCGCCTTTGTCGGGCTGGATGAGGGCATTGACGGCCTGATTCACATTTCCGACATGTCCTGGACCAAACACATTAAGCACCCGTCGGAACTTTTTAAAAAAGGTCAGCGGGTGGAAGCCGTCGTGCTACGGATCGACAAGGAAAAAGAACGGCTGTCGCTGGGATATAAACAATTGACCCGTGATCCGTGGGAAGACGCGATTCCATCGCGTTACCATGTGGGAGATTCCGTAGTCGGCAAGGTGAGCAAAATCGCCGATTTCGGGATTTTCGTCGAGTTGGACGGCGAGGTCGAAGGACTGATTCACGTCAGCGAGACGGGGATCGAGCCGCATGCCAAGCTTGAAGAAAAGTTCAAATTGCAAGACAATGTGACGGCCAAGATCATCAAGGTCGATCGGGAAGAGCGAAAAATCGCCCTGAGCCTTCGGGATCATCAGCTCGATTCCGAGCGCAAAGAGGTCGATGAGTATCACTCGGCGCAGGGCGCGCCCGACCAAAGTCTCGGACGAGCGGCCAAGCACAACAGGAAATCGCCCCAGACCGGCGACTGA
- the sppA gene encoding signal peptide peptidase SppA: MEEETGQIDRPRRRRPLRTLLLVLAAGFGLMIVVNVLFPDLDLSGGDRIALIRVEGIILDSQETIGELRRFSENPAVKAIVLRIDSPGGGVVPSQEIHDEIKRVRMKNNKAVIASMGSVAASGGYYIAVATDRIVANPGTLTGSIGVIMETANIEGLLQKIGVEGVVIKSGKYKDVGSPLRKMSDEERGLLQSVMDDVHKQFIEAVAEGRAIEMTDAQALADGRIFTGRQAKDAKLVDELGDLEDAIQLAADVAGIEGPPKVVEPRRRFSLRQMLESKMTGLFPQLHFHPGVSLKYLMVF, encoded by the coding sequence ATGGAAGAAGAGACCGGGCAAATCGATCGCCCTCGAAGACGTCGGCCGCTGCGTACCCTGTTGTTGGTGCTCGCGGCCGGTTTTGGGCTAATGATCGTTGTCAACGTCTTGTTCCCCGATCTGGACCTGTCAGGCGGGGATCGGATCGCGTTGATTCGGGTCGAGGGGATTATCCTGGACTCCCAAGAGACGATCGGCGAGTTGAGACGGTTCAGCGAGAATCCGGCCGTCAAAGCCATCGTCTTGCGCATCGACAGTCCTGGGGGGGGAGTGGTTCCCTCTCAAGAAATCCACGATGAGATCAAACGCGTCCGGATGAAAAACAACAAGGCGGTCATCGCTTCCATGGGGAGCGTGGCGGCGTCGGGAGGGTATTATATCGCCGTGGCGACCGATCGAATCGTCGCCAATCCGGGCACGTTGACCGGCAGCATCGGCGTGATCATGGAAACGGCCAATATCGAAGGGTTATTGCAAAAAATCGGCGTCGAGGGGGTCGTCATCAAAAGCGGCAAATACAAGGACGTCGGCTCGCCGCTTCGTAAAATGAGCGACGAAGAGCGGGGGCTGCTGCAAAGTGTGATGGACGACGTCCACAAACAGTTCATTGAAGCGGTGGCCGAGGGGCGCGCGATCGAGATGACCGACGCGCAAGCTTTGGCGGACGGAAGGATTTTTACCGGTCGCCAAGCCAAGGACGCCAAGCTTGTCGACGAATTGGGCGATCTGGAAGACGCCATTCAGTTGGCCGCGGACGTCGCCGGGATTGAGGGGCCGCCCAAAGTCGTCGAACCGCGTCGGCGATTTTCCCTTCGTCAGATGTTGGAATCGAAGATGACGGGGCTCTTCCCTCAACTTCATTTTCATCCGGGCGTCAGCTTGAAGTATTTGATGGTGTTTTGA
- a CDS encoding HU family DNA-binding protein, which yields MTKAQIIEQVSEQVPTLTKRQAEVVVNTIFDCVRDSLKNGDKTEIRGFGSFRLRARRMKEGRNPKTGATVAVPAKRVPFFKAGKELKELLNK from the coding sequence ATGACAAAGGCACAAATCATCGAACAGGTTTCAGAACAAGTCCCCACATTGACGAAGCGGCAAGCCGAAGTCGTCGTCAACACGATTTTCGATTGCGTCAGAGACTCGCTCAAGAACGGCGACAAAACGGAAATCCGGGGGTTCGGCAGTTTCAGACTCCGGGCGAGGCGCATGAAGGAAGGTCGCAACCCCAAGACCGGCGCGACGGTGGCCGTGCCGGCGAAGCGAGTGCCGTTTTTCAAAGCCGGAAAAGAGTTGAAAGAACTCTTGAACAAGTAA
- a CDS encoding PCP reductase family protein: MSDLREQAATEVSWSPDALQRLERAPVFLRGMVRRLAEKKARELGYAEITGEILDQFKSQMMGGAGGRAGSQSMGEASARGRLPWTAAARERLGSVPEFMRPMIEQITEEIARERGHLEVNVELYDKVESLGDPPDGEETTMEWTEGAAAMLQEKLSETPPIAVEFVSDMLKRDAEDLARQRGVNRIDEATLRDLWESPLRRVAWTDEAWKRLQSSPDFVRSGIRKAAERRARKLGLPEIDSAHLTLFRNQAMMKAVKRIRSFGYRELTFDAFETALQRTKRLQGNDQAQKRLQEIRNHFADPSTKKPEGDTLGAELMDRFRKYLKGEGSLP, translated from the coding sequence ATGTCGGATTTACGGGAGCAAGCCGCGACCGAAGTGTCCTGGAGCCCCGATGCGCTTCAACGGTTGGAGCGGGCGCCGGTTTTCCTCCGCGGCATGGTGCGCCGCTTGGCCGAAAAAAAAGCGCGCGAGTTGGGGTACGCCGAGATCACGGGAGAAATCCTCGATCAATTCAAAAGCCAAATGATGGGCGGCGCGGGCGGACGGGCGGGAAGTCAGTCGATGGGCGAAGCAAGTGCGAGGGGGCGCCTCCCATGGACCGCCGCCGCTCGCGAACGGCTGGGAAGCGTGCCGGAGTTCATGCGTCCGATGATCGAACAAATCACCGAAGAGATCGCGAGGGAACGGGGGCACCTGGAAGTCAACGTCGAGTTGTACGACAAGGTCGAATCACTCGGCGACCCGCCGGACGGTGAAGAGACGACGATGGAGTGGACCGAGGGAGCCGCGGCGATGCTCCAGGAAAAACTGAGCGAGACGCCTCCCATCGCGGTCGAGTTCGTTTCCGACATGCTGAAGCGCGACGCGGAGGATTTGGCCAGGCAGAGAGGGGTGAATCGAATCGATGAAGCCACCCTGCGCGACCTGTGGGAGTCTCCGCTTCGCCGAGTCGCATGGACCGACGAGGCATGGAAGCGACTTCAATCGTCTCCCGACTTCGTGCGCAGCGGAATTCGAAAGGCGGCGGAGCGGAGGGCAAGGAAGCTGGGGTTGCCGGAGATTGATTCCGCCCATCTGACCCTCTTTAGAAATCAGGCGATGATGAAAGCGGTCAAACGCATTCGCTCATTTGGGTATCGCGAGCTGACTTTTGATGCGTTTGAAACGGCGCTTCAGCGGACAAAGCGTCTCCAAGGAAACGACCAGGCGCAAAAACGACTCCAGGAGATTCGCAACCACTTTGCCGATCCTTCGACCAAGAAACCGGAAGGAGACACATTGGGCGCTGAACTCATGGATCGTTTCCGGAAGTATCTGAAGGGAGAAGGATCGCTGCCGTAA
- a CDS encoding FG-GAP repeat domain-containing protein: MNCKKAPSVKRYKRHLVSAVIGLGVIGLGLGASIGCQKTEPYNPPDLFYYFASYKVGKNPTTVVTGDFNHDAYTDLMTTNIASNTLSILLGNGDGTFQDQIQLHVCQEPRSLVLGDFNHDLHEDVALACSGGDEIEILLGHGNGRFTEGPRYPVYRAPVSLASDDLNGDRHPDLVVALRNDKVKVFLGDGTGEFTPGAQYEYGDTPTSVTLSDLDGDGKLDLIVTNGGHMSKGVSIWLGNGDGSFRDPKDYPAGRRPLGVTLADFNNDRRSDLLVINGEKDSITTLLGNGNATFRPGRDSGANAGPNCGLARDFNGDHLIDVAIVNLQSSDLSILFGKGDGTFHYPPRNYRTQAGPFAVTLFRATTTGTEEPGLAIADNGSGSVSIFLHRGLRPS; this comes from the coding sequence ATGAATTGTAAGAAGGCACCGTCCGTCAAACGGTATAAACGGCACCTTGTCTCAGCCGTGATCGGCCTTGGCGTGATCGGTCTCGGATTGGGGGCGTCGATCGGTTGCCAAAAAACCGAGCCGTATAATCCTCCCGACCTGTTTTATTATTTCGCCAGCTACAAGGTCGGTAAGAATCCCACGACCGTCGTCACGGGCGATTTCAACCATGATGCCTATACCGACCTTATGACCACCAATATCGCGAGTAACACGTTGTCGATCTTGTTGGGCAACGGCGACGGGACCTTTCAGGACCAGATTCAGCTTCACGTTTGTCAGGAGCCGCGCTCGCTCGTCTTGGGCGATTTCAATCACGACCTTCATGAGGACGTGGCCCTCGCTTGTTCGGGGGGGGATGAGATTGAAATCCTGCTCGGTCATGGAAACGGCAGGTTTACGGAAGGTCCTCGTTATCCGGTCTATCGCGCGCCCGTGTCTCTTGCGAGCGATGACTTGAACGGCGATCGGCACCCCGATTTGGTCGTCGCGTTGCGCAACGACAAGGTCAAGGTGTTTCTCGGCGACGGGACCGGCGAGTTTACGCCGGGCGCTCAGTATGAGTATGGAGACACCCCTACGTCTGTCACGCTGTCCGATCTCGATGGCGACGGAAAACTCGATCTCATCGTCACAAACGGCGGCCACATGTCGAAGGGGGTCTCGATTTGGCTCGGCAATGGAGACGGGTCGTTTCGAGATCCTAAAGACTACCCGGCCGGCAGGCGACCGTTGGGAGTGACTCTGGCTGATTTCAACAACGATCGGCGGAGCGATCTCTTGGTGATCAACGGAGAAAAAGACAGCATCACCACGCTGCTGGGCAACGGGAACGCGACGTTTCGCCCCGGTCGCGACTCAGGAGCCAATGCCGGGCCCAATTGCGGGTTGGCGCGGGATTTCAACGGAGACCATCTGATTGACGTGGCCATCGTCAACCTCCAATCAAGCGATCTGTCCATCCTCTTTGGGAAAGGCGACGGGACGTTCCACTATCCTCCGCGGAATTATCGAACGCAAGCCGGGCCGTTTGCGGTCACATTGTTTCGCGCGACGACGACCGGAACGGAAGAGCCAGGTTTGGCCATCGCGGACAACGGAAGCGGGAGCGTCTCGATTTTTCTCCATCGCGGCTTGAGGCCGTCGTAA
- a CDS encoding D-alanyl-D-alanine carboxypeptidase family protein produces MLGFFLPLLTSALANAENIIPQNVVPNSETAYSAASFHHALPWRKVPAHSVLLKDLRSGRVLYEYEAGKRLSPASLTKIMSALVILEKGHLGEYATVSRNAAAAPRSHLGLRTGEVFRLEDLLKAMLIVSANDACLAAVEHVGGDEAQFVRLMNDKAAELGLNDTHFNNACGFDAPDHYSTAEDLAKLSEIAMRYPVFRELVREKRDLIMPVSGRRSYLLHNTNRLLGRIPGVEGVKTGFTSKAGRCLVAKVSQDGNDLLLVILNSNRRWIMAESLIDYGIRLTGSAR; encoded by the coding sequence ATGCTTGGCTTCTTTCTTCCGCTCTTGACGTCTGCGTTGGCTAACGCCGAAAACATCATCCCCCAAAACGTCGTCCCAAACAGCGAGACCGCCTATTCGGCCGCCTCCTTCCACCATGCGCTCCCGTGGAGAAAGGTGCCGGCTCACAGCGTGCTCTTAAAAGACCTTCGGTCCGGTCGAGTGCTGTATGAATACGAGGCGGGAAAACGGCTCTCTCCGGCGAGTTTAACCAAAATCATGTCGGCGCTCGTCATTCTTGAAAAGGGACATCTGGGGGAATATGCCACCGTCAGCCGGAACGCCGCCGCCGCGCCCAGGAGCCACCTTGGACTGCGAACGGGCGAAGTGTTTCGCCTGGAGGATCTGCTCAAAGCCATGCTGATCGTCTCGGCCAACGACGCCTGTTTGGCGGCCGTTGAGCACGTCGGCGGAGATGAAGCGCAATTTGTTCGTCTTATGAACGACAAGGCCGCCGAACTTGGGCTGAACGACACGCATTTCAACAACGCCTGTGGATTCGACGCGCCCGATCACTATTCCACGGCCGAAGACCTTGCCAAACTGAGCGAAATCGCCATGCGATACCCGGTGTTTCGTGAACTCGTTCGCGAGAAGCGGGATCTCATTATGCCCGTCAGCGGACGTCGATCGTATTTATTGCACAACACCAATCGCCTGTTGGGGCGAATTCCGGGTGTCGAAGGAGTCAAGACCGGATTTACCTCCAAAGCAGGGCGCTGTCTCGTCGCCAAAGTGTCCCAAGACGGCAACGATCTCCTCTTGGTGATCCTGAACTCCAATCGTCGTTGGATTATGGCCGAAAGTCTGATCGATTACGGCATTCGGCTCACAGGTTCGGCCCGCTAG